A genomic region of Bacillota bacterium contains the following coding sequences:
- the pglZ gene encoding BREX-3 system phosphatase PglZ — MASWRDHILKEFTPRVSRLTLVADPDGLLLEEGILEGIRERGFELIPFEDHIAFRYAYESRFRSRWDAGEETALVVVLRCGVSGLEALDVLPYDLLQAGRKLSFNLGDIFPHLSYPVVAALDRADLDALYDAQARYAPGPLGDNATKEFALRHVFEIAPELIKEPKDLLRVLLRRHYRGQRIPAILDERLIQLLRQNETFKDWPLEAIVPDREAFFAFLQERWAIFLRNILAVEQQSLILEGGDGDGGCLKRGASSSSPSISVDLPNGAYELKFAGPAEIPFDDGDIRIYLDNLFLERLLQPVPCEGSKVLSESWVRVGVRIDPIKDRLRRLGRLIENLRASMPAQDARYTEWLHFAKGWAESIVLIHERIYSGGAGGVKETPDVEDFAGARDPRISDMAQKIRELQSQVDAEFTAWLLKRYAGLSSLPSVPPVMLHHIPRYLTRYLGDSRQNKVALVILDGLSLDQWIVIRDTLMPRQPRFRFRENALFAWIPTVTSVSRQAIFAGRPPVLFPNSVHTTDKEPVLWTQLWTDQGFGQNEVAYAKVLGDGDLESTEELISDPRTRVVGLVVDKVDRITHGMQLGTAGMHNQVRQWAREPYLADLMGLLLNRGFIIFLTSDHGNIEAEGLGSPAEGAVADQRGERVRIYSDVLLREKIRSRFPDALPWPSFGLPEDYLPLIAPARRAFVRQGEHIVCHGGISIEEVIVPFIQIERVPDIHICGHSSDRSQTEGIDEILGGKGL, encoded by the coding sequence CATTCCTTTCGAGGATCATATCGCTTTTCGGTATGCCTATGAATCGAGGTTTCGTTCCCGATGGGATGCAGGCGAAGAAACGGCCCTTGTGGTAGTATTGAGGTGTGGAGTCAGCGGCTTGGAGGCTCTTGATGTTCTCCCGTATGACTTGCTTCAGGCAGGCCGAAAGCTTTCCTTTAATCTCGGAGATATTTTTCCACATCTCAGTTACCCGGTTGTGGCAGCCCTTGACCGGGCTGATCTCGACGCTCTTTATGACGCCCAGGCGAGATATGCTCCGGGTCCGCTGGGCGACAATGCTACGAAGGAATTTGCACTTCGACACGTTTTTGAGATCGCGCCGGAGCTCATCAAAGAGCCCAAGGACTTACTCCGCGTTCTCCTTCGTCGCCATTATCGCGGACAGCGTATACCCGCCATCCTGGATGAACGGCTCATTCAGCTCTTGAGACAGAACGAGACATTCAAGGATTGGCCGCTTGAAGCCATTGTCCCTGACAGGGAGGCGTTTTTTGCTTTTCTACAGGAACGTTGGGCAATCTTTTTACGTAATATCTTGGCGGTAGAGCAACAGTCTCTAATACTTGAAGGCGGAGATGGAGATGGTGGCTGCTTAAAGCGCGGTGCATCTTCATCGTCTCCATCTATATCCGTTGATCTACCGAATGGGGCTTATGAATTAAAGTTTGCCGGCCCTGCTGAGATTCCTTTTGACGACGGTGATATCAGGATTTACCTGGACAACTTATTTCTTGAACGGCTCCTTCAACCCGTGCCGTGTGAGGGTTCGAAAGTTCTTTCGGAGAGTTGGGTGCGTGTAGGTGTTCGAATTGACCCGATCAAGGACCGGCTGCGTCGTCTGGGGCGGCTGATAGAAAACCTCAGAGCCTCTATGCCGGCCCAGGACGCAAGGTATACGGAGTGGCTACATTTCGCTAAGGGGTGGGCAGAGTCGATTGTGCTGATCCACGAGAGGATATATTCAGGCGGCGCTGGGGGTGTGAAGGAGACCCCGGATGTAGAGGATTTCGCCGGTGCAAGAGATCCGAGGATATCGGATATGGCCCAAAAGATACGAGAGCTACAATCTCAAGTAGATGCTGAATTCACGGCATGGCTCCTAAAACGTTATGCAGGACTCAGCAGCCTTCCGTCGGTTCCGCCAGTGATGCTTCACCATATCCCACGTTACCTCACTCGCTATCTGGGGGATAGCCGCCAAAATAAAGTGGCGCTGGTGATATTAGACGGACTTTCGTTAGACCAGTGGATCGTTATCAGGGACACGCTTATGCCGAGGCAGCCGAGGTTTCGATTTCGCGAAAACGCCTTATTCGCCTGGATTCCGACTGTTACCTCGGTTTCACGTCAGGCCATCTTTGCGGGTAGACCCCCTGTCCTGTTTCCGAATAGCGTCCATACGACCGACAAAGAGCCGGTATTGTGGACGCAGCTTTGGACAGATCAAGGATTCGGTCAGAATGAAGTGGCCTATGCTAAAGTTTTGGGGGATGGTGATCTAGAAAGCACTGAAGAGTTGATTTCTGATCCGAGGACGCGGGTAGTTGGACTGGTGGTAGACAAGGTTGATAGGATCACGCATGGTATGCAATTGGGTACCGCAGGCATGCACAACCAGGTACGTCAGTGGGCGCGAGAGCCTTATCTGGCAGATCTCATGGGGCTATTGCTAAACCGGGGGTTTATCATTTTTCTCACTTCCGATCATGGGAATATTGAGGCCGAAGGTTTGGGGAGCCCTGCTGAAGGAGCGGTGGCTGATCAGCGCGGAGAACGGGTCCGTATCTACTCGGACGTTCTGCTGCGCGAGAAGATACGCAGCCGGTTCCCGGATGCCTTGCCATGGCCGTCGTTTGGACTGCCTGAAGATTATCTTCCACTCATCGCCCCGGCTCGTCGGGCTTTCGTTCGTCAGGGGGAGCATATCGTCTGTCATGGCGGCATTTCCATTGAAGAAGTGATAGTGCCGTTCATCCAAATAGAAAGAGTGCCGGACATTCATATTTGTGGTCATTCCTCTGACCGCTCACAAACGGAAGGAATAGATGAAATCCTGGGAGGTAAGGGCCTATGA
- the crcB gene encoding fluoride efflux transporter CrcB, producing MGNILLVGLGGFVGAVLRYALMGVVHRYLDPTRFPYGTFTVNLAGCLAIGFLAGMADARGAFTPESRVFVLVGIIGAFTTFSTFSYETMNLLRNGQAPVALVNVTLHILMGLAAVWAGDALSRWI from the coding sequence ATGGGTAATATACTGTTGGTTGGGCTCGGTGGTTTTGTCGGGGCCGTATTGCGTTATGCGCTGATGGGGGTTGTACACAGATATTTAGATCCAACGCGGTTTCCGTATGGCACCTTTACGGTAAACCTCGCAGGTTGTCTCGCCATAGGATTCCTGGCAGGCATGGCTGACGCGCGCGGGGCGTTTACGCCCGAGTCGCGCGTATTCGTTTTAGTCGGCATAATCGGAGCCTTCACTACGTTTTCGACCTTCAGTTATGAGACCATGAACCTCCTGCGCAACGGGCAGGCACCGGTCGCTCTTGTCAATGTCACGTTGCATATTCTGATGGGCCTCGCTGCCGTATGGGCAGGCGACGCACTGTCTCGATGGATATGA
- a CDS encoding AbrB/MazE/SpoVT family DNA-binding domain-containing protein has product MSRGGFECTSEIKVSSKYQIVIPKEIRKELKIKKGQKLLISVHKGMITLAPEVDYKELKGILKEIDTGDLREHDQS; this is encoded by the coding sequence ATATCACGTGGTGGCTTCGAATGTACGTCGGAAATCAAGGTATCCAGTAAGTACCAAATAGTCATCCCCAAGGAGATCAGAAAGGAGCTTAAGATCAAGAAAGGACAGAAGCTTCTTATTTCTGTCCATAAGGGGATGATCACCCTCGCACCTGAGGTGGACTATAAGGAGCTTAAAGGCATTTTGAAGGAGATCGACACAGGAGACCTTAGAGAACATGACCAGAGCTAA
- a CDS encoding DUF2283 domain-containing protein, which produces MKFHYYPETDSLYIELLERPSVDSNEVAPGIILDFDEEGHLVGIDIDNASQVIDLSSLEAEALPITRLSLIQPKSAEAFRDSVTKS; this is translated from the coding sequence ATGAAATTCCATTACTACCCAGAGACCGATTCGCTTTACATTGAGCTATTAGAAAGGCCCAGTGTGGACTCTAACGAAGTGGCCCCTGGGATTATTCTAGACTTCGACGAGGAAGGCCATCTAGTGGGGATTGATATTGACAATGCCAGTCAGGTTATAGATTTATCGAGTCTTGAAGCAGAGGCCTTACCTATTACTAGGCTTTCACTGATCCAGCCCAAAAGCGCAGAAGCCTTTCGTGATTCCGTTACGAAAAGTTAG
- a CDS encoding type II toxin-antitoxin system RelE/ParE family toxin, giving the protein MSTWDIIVSHEAAKTLRRLNSRQRERLQKEIYGLAESPYPAPGRDIIPVKGVPDLLRLRVGDWRIFYTINDTENTVYVAAIRPRGGA; this is encoded by the coding sequence GTGAGCACCTGGGATATTATTGTCTCACATGAAGCCGCAAAGACTCTACGCAGGCTGAATAGCCGTCAACGGGAGCGGCTGCAAAAGGAGATTTACGGCCTAGCTGAAAGCCCATATCCTGCCCCAGGCCGCGACATAATCCCTGTAAAGGGGGTCCCAGACCTCTTGAGACTGAGGGTAGGGGATTGGCGAATCTTCTACACCATAAACGATACGGAGAACACCGTTTATGTTGCGGCTATACGGCCTCGTGGTGGCGCCTAG